DNA sequence from the Halobacterium sp. DL1 genome:
AGAACGCGGGAATGCAGCCCGGAGGCGCCCGAAATCGGGTTTCACGAGCGAACGGTTGGGTTTTTAGGCACCTACCGTCTATTCCGCTATCATGACCCGCATCCTCGTCGTCGACAACCACGGGCAGTTCACCCACCTGGAGCACAGGCTGCTCCGGGACATGGACGGGGTGGACGCCGAGCTCGTGGCGAACACGACGCCTCCCGAGGACCTCGACGCGGACGGCCTCGTACTCTCCGGCGGCCCCGACATGGCCGACATCGGTCGCTGTCCCGACTACCTCGACCTCGACATCCCCGTCTTCGGCATCTGTCTCGGCATGCAGATCATCGCGGCCGAACTCGGCGGCCGCGTCGAGTCCGGCGACTACGGCGGCTACGCCGACGTGAACGTCAGGATCCTCGACGAGGACGACCCGCTGCTCGGGTCGCTCGCGCCCGACACCCGCGTCTGGGCGAGCCACGCCGACGAGGTCGTCGAACTGCCCGAGGGGTTCACGCGCACCGCCGAGAGCGACATCTGCGGCGTCGAAGCGATGTCGGACACCGACCGCGACCTCTACGGCGTGCAGTTCCACCCCGAGGTCGCCCACACGGAGGAGGGCGAGGCGGTGTTCGAGAACTTCCTCCGTATCTGCGAGTAGGCCATGACTGAGACCCAGGGCGAACTGGCCAGCCTCTCGAAGTACATCTTCCGCGCGCCGCGGTGGTACACCAGCGTCGCGCTCTCGCTGGTCATCGCTGCCCTCGCCGGCATCGCGGCCTTCGACAGCCAGTACGTCCTGGAGGACGCCTGGCAGGGCGTCTTCTTCATCGCCGTGCCGACCATCGTCGCCAGCCTCGCGACGACGCCGGTCGACCGGTTCTTCGGCGGCCAGTTGACGTACAACCGCTCCTCGCTGCTCGCGGTGGCCTGCGAGGTGCTCGTGGTCATCGTGCTCGTGACCGCGGGGGTCATCGCCGTGCTCGTCCCCCGGTTCGGGCAGAACTTCGTCTTCGACTCGCTCATCGCGGCGCTCGCGCTCGTGTTCGCCGTCCGCTTCCTCGTCGTCCTCGCGGTGTCTCGGAACTCGCCCATCGTCGCCGCTATCCCCGCCAGCATCCAGACCGCGACGGGGGGCGTCCTCCTGTTCGTCTACAGCGGGACGATGAACTTCCTCACCGGGGGCGGCCCCCTCGTGGGCGCCTACCTCTCGCGGCCGAGTCGCGCACCCCCCGAGATCCAGTACGCGTTCGCGCCGCAGGACTTCCTGCTGCTCGTGCTGATGACGACGCTGTACGGCCTGACGGCGTACGCGTTCGTCGTCATCGTCGACCGCCCGTGGAAGCGCAGCCTCGGCGTGAGCGTCCTCGACTTCATCCGCGGGTTCATCGGCCACATCGCGGAGGGAACTCGGGAACTGGAGGACTTCTTCGAACAGATCGGCGAGGAGGCAGTCGTCCCGGTCACCGTCCTCTCGTTCCGCCGGACGAGCGACGAGACGGAGAAGGCCCGCTTCGTCCTGCCGATGATCCACCCCGGCCCGATGGGCGAGATCGGCGGCGGCAACCTCCCCCAGCGCGTCGCGGAGACGTCGACGGGGCTGGCGTTCCCACCCCACGCGACCGCTGGCCACGACTTCAACCTCGTCACCGAGCGGGAGGTGGACACGCTCATCGAGACAGCCGAGCGTGCCTTCGAGAAGATCGAGTACACCGAGCAGGCGACCGACTCGGTCCGCGTCCAGGAGGGCGACGCGAAACTCCTCGGACAGGCTGTCGACGACCGCGCTCTCATCGTCTCCACGTACGCCCCCGAGTTCGCAGACGACGTCGAGTACGCGGTCGGCCTGTCGGCGGCGGCCGAGGCCCGCGTCGAGGGGATGGACGACGTGCTACTCGCGGACGCGCACAACTGCAACAACGGCCTCGACGGCGACGACCTCGGCCACGTCTACCCCGGCAGCAAGCGCTCGTTCGACATGATCCAGGCCGCGGGCGAGGTCGCGCGCCGGATTCGGGACGCCCCCGACCGCGACATGCGCCTCGGCACAGCGTGGGACCGCACGACGTGGCGCCCCACCGACGGCATCGGGCCGCTCGGCGTGCGCGTCGCCGTCCTCGAGACGGGCGACCAGCGCACCGCCTACGTCCTCGTCGACGGCAACAACATGGAACCGGGCCTCCGCGAGCAGTTGATCGACGCGCTCGACGCTGTCGACCACGCCGAGGTGATGACGACGGACACCCACATCGTGAACACCGTCGAGTCCTCGAACCAGGTCGGCGCCGCCCTCGACTGGGACGAACTCACGGCCCTCGTCAGCGAACTCACCGAGGAGGCCATCGAGGACCTCGAACCCGTCGAGGGCGGGATGGCCAGCGAGCGCGCGGAGGTCACCGTATTCGGCAACGACCGGACGGAGACACTCGCCAGCCACGCTAACGCCGTTATCGCCATGAGCGGCGCGATAGCCGTCCTGGCGGTGCTAGCGACGGTCACGATCAGCGTCCTCATCTTCTTCCTGACCTGAGCCGTGGGGATTCCGCACCTTTCTGCTCCGTTTACTGCTATCGGAGCGACTCTCGACACTCGTGACACCACCTCGAAAGCCCCGAGTGGCTGAACCGTCCGCGCCTCGCTGCGCTCCTCCTCGCTCGTTTCACTCGCTCCTGCGGTGCTTACGTCGCCGGGGCCGGGTTCAGCCACCCGCCCCTTTCAGTCCAGCCCGATACCGGCTGGTACACTGGCGAGTGGGACTTTCGAGGTGGTGTTGGTAACGCTGACCAGTAGAATTACAGAAGCAACTAGGAACCGTGGCGAACGGGAGAAGACGAACTCAGTTCTCGTTCGCGAACAGGTCGTCGACCGCGCCCTGTGCGGCGAGGGCGGCATCGTCGACGACCTGTTCGAGGTCGGCATCTGCGTCGGACGCGTCGAGGTAGACGTCCACCTCGAGCACGCCGTCCTCGAACGTCACGGTGATGTCGAGGTCGTCCACGTCGCTCGTCTTCAGTCGGTTGAAGACGAGTCCTTCGGCGGCCTCGGCGGCCGTCTCGACGACCTCCTCGTCGGTCGGCTCCGCGTCGGTCCGCTCTTCGTCGGTCGCCATCCCTTACGCGCTCGGACCGCCCATGGCGCCGCCGGCGCCGCCGAGCATGTTCTGGAGCTCCTCCTGGAGGCTCTCGAACTGCTCCTGGACGCGCTCCTCCTGCTTCTGGAGGGTCTCGACGCGGATCTCGAGGTCGTCGACCTTCTCCTCGAGGTCCTCGTTGGCGTCGTCGTAGTCGGTCTCCACGAGGAGCTCGCCGACCTCGCGGTACATCGTGGTGCCGCTGTCGATGTCTTCGAGGGCGTCGAGTGCGGTCTGGGCTTCCGAGAGCTGACTCTCGGCCTGCTGCTTCTGGGCCGCGACAGTCTGGGCCTTCTCCTGAAGGTCCTGAAGCTGTTCGAGTTTCTCCTGTGCCTCGGGCGGAAGATTACCCTGCATACGCGAAGAGAGACGACCCCTACAGAAAAACCCCCGCTTTGTGGTCTCGGGCGGCGTGGCCCGCGCGACGCCCCACTGACCCGGCGCAGTTACCGGCTTTCGCCCGCCGCAGTTGCCGCGCGTTCCGCTACCTCCACGAGCGTCAGCCAGGTATTGTTCCCCGCGCGGAGTGCGGTGAGGTCCGTCGCGTCCACCGTCACGGTGACGGTCTCGTCGTCGCGCTTGACGGTCGCTTCGCTACGGTCTCCCTCGATGTCGCCCGCCTCGACGGCCACGCTGCGCTCGACAGTTCGTGCGAGAGCGGCCGAGTCGTAGTCGAAAACCAGCTCCGTGGAGTGCACCGTTACTCGACGTGGACTTCCTTCACGTCGCGGCTCCGCTCCTTCAGGAGGACGCGGTGGCCGCAGTAGGGACAGCGCACGCCGCCGTATTCGTCGAGCTCGACGTCTCGCTTACAGCGGGAGCACTTGTACGCCATCTTACTCCTCGGTCTCTTCGGTGTCGACGTCGTCGAGGTCGACAGACTCCTCGCTCTCGCCGAGCGCCGCGCGAATCGAGCGCGAGACGGTCTTGCCACCCGGCGTCTGCGGGCGGTACGCGCCGCCGGCGTACTTGTAGTTGCACTTGGCACACTGCCAGATGCCCGTCCCCTGCCGCGAGACGTTCGCAGCGCCGCAGTCGGGGCAGACGTGGTCGTCGTTCATGTCGTCCTCGATCTCGGAAACCCGGCGGCGAGAGACGCGGCCGTAGCGCGCGCCGAATCGGCCGGCACTCCCGGTGGAGCCCTTCTTAGCCATAGTGACCGACACTATCGTCGTCGCGCACATAAACGCTACGAGTCGCGTGTCCGACCGGAGGGAGGACACGGACCGAACGAGCGGGGAGTGAAACGACCCGCGAGGAGCGCGAGCGAGCGAAGCGAGCCCACGTCACTGCGAACGGCGACTGGCGGAGAGCCGTGAGCCGCGTAGCGCGCCGAAGGCGGGCCACGTTCCTGCGAGCGGTGACCGCAGGGAGCCGTGAGGAGCGTGGCCGAACCCAGAACCTCCGCCCTACTCCCGCAGGTCCGTCTCGCCGAGCGCCTCGTTGAGGTCTGTGCGCACCCGCTCGCCGGTATCGCGGTCCATCGCTGTGGTGACGACGCGGTTCTCCTGGACGCTGGAGCCGTCGCGCACGAGCAGTCGGAGGTTGCCGTTGTCGTCGGCGCGAGTGACCTTCGCGCGGACGCCCGTCCGGGAGCCCGAGCCGCCGGCGTCGATGGGGCCGGGAATCACCTTCTTCACGTTCGGGTGGCCGGCCACCGTACGAATCGCTCGTTGGCCGTCCCGGTTCCCGATGACCGTCGAGTGGCGACCGCCGATTTTCTCCCCGGCGGGGGCGTCCACCACATCCAGCGAGCGTTCGCCGCGGCGCTCGAGGACGCTCTCGACGGGGTCCTCGCTGGGCACGCGGAACACCTCGTAGCGGAGGTCCGCGCGCACCGCGGAGATGACGTCGTGGTCGCCCGCGACGAACACCTCCTCCGGGCGCTTTCGTCTGATTTCGTCGGCGACGCGGCCCGCGAAGTTCCGCAGTTCGACGACGCCCGCCTCGCCGCCCTCCTCGGGGACGGTTGCGATGTCCGTGCGACCGACCACGCTCTCCTCGTCGAGGAACGTGAGCGTGGCGTGGTCGCGGTCGCAGGCGGCGACGACGGTGTCGCAATTGGCGGTGTCACAGACCAGGCAGTAGTCGCCCGGCTTCTCCAGTGGCGTTCCACACCGCCCACACTCCATACGTGGAGGGAGTCGGTCGGCGCGCAAAAGGCCGGTGTTTCGCCCCGATGTCCGCAACGCTGGCGGACGGGGCCGCTGTCGTCGCCGACCACGCTCAGCCGTCAGCGCTCCAGCGGACGTCGGCGTCGCCGTCGAGGTTACCGGTTACCCAGAGGCTGTCCTGCCAGAGCACGTCGACGTCGCTCGCCGCGATACCGCTGTCGACTTCGAACAACAGGACGCCCTCG
Encoded proteins:
- the rpoP gene encoding DNA-directed RNA polymerase subunit P (DNA-dependent RNA polymerase catalyzes the transcription of DNA into RNA using the four ribonucleoside triphosphates as substrates) produces the protein MAYKCSRCKRDVELDEYGGVRCPYCGHRVLLKERSRDVKEVHVE
- a CDS encoding membrane protein: MTETQGELASLSKYIFRAPRWYTSVALSLVIAALAGIAAFDSQYVLEDAWQGVFFIAVPTIVASLATTPVDRFFGGQLTYNRSSLLAVACEVLVVIVLVTAGVIAVLVPRFGQNFVFDSLIAALALVFAVRFLVVLAVSRNSPIVAAIPASIQTATGGVLLFVYSGTMNFLTGGGPLVGAYLSRPSRAPPEIQYAFAPQDFLLLVLMTTLYGLTAYAFVVIVDRPWKRSLGVSVLDFIRGFIGHIAEGTRELEDFFEQIGEEAVVPVTVLSFRRTSDETEKARFVLPMIHPGPMGEIGGGNLPQRVAETSTGLAFPPHATAGHDFNLVTEREVDTLIETAERAFEKIEYTEQATDSVRVQEGDAKLLGQAVDDRALIVSTYAPEFADDVEYAVGLSAAAEARVEGMDDVLLADAHNCNNGLDGDDLGHVYPGSKRSFDMIQAAGEVARRIRDAPDRDMRLGTAWDRTTWRPTDGIGPLGVRVAVLETGDQRTAYVLVDGNNMEPGLREQLIDALDAVDHAEVMTTDTHIVNTVESSNQVGAALDWDELTALVSELTEEAIEDLEPVEGGMASERAEVTVFGNDRTETLASHANAVIAMSGAIAVLAVLATVTISVLIFFLT
- a CDS encoding GMP synthase (type-1 glutamine amidotransferase domain; functions to produce GMP from XMP in the IMP pathway) translates to MTRILVVDNHGQFTHLEHRLLRDMDGVDAELVANTTPPEDLDADGLVLSGGPDMADIGRCPDYLDLDIPVFGICLGMQIIAAELGGRVESGDYGGYADVNVRILDEDDPLLGSLAPDTRVWASHADEVVELPEGFTRTAESDICGVEAMSDTDRDLYGVQFHPEVAHTEEGEAVFENFLRICE
- a CDS encoding 50S ribosomal protein L37 translates to MAKKGSTGSAGRFGARYGRVSRRRVSEIEDDMNDDHVCPDCGAANVSRQGTGIWQCAKCNYKYAGGAYRPQTPGGKTVSRSIRAALGESEESVDLDDVDTEETEE
- a CDS encoding prefoldin subunit beta encodes the protein MQGNLPPEAQEKLEQLQDLQEKAQTVAAQKQQAESQLSEAQTALDALEDIDSGTTMYREVGELLVETDYDDANEDLEEKVDDLEIRVETLQKQEERVQEQFESLQEELQNMLGGAGGAMGGPSA
- a CDS encoding rpo operon protein, whose protein sequence is MHSTELVFDYDSAALARTVERSVAVEAGDIEGDRSEATVKRDDETVTVTVDATDLTALRAGNNTWLTLVEVAERAATAAGESR
- a CDS encoding metal-binding protein, translating into MECGRCGTPLEKPGDYCLVCDTANCDTVVAACDRDHATLTFLDEESVVGRTDIATVPEEGGEAGVVELRNFAGRVADEIRRKRPEEVFVAGDHDVISAVRADLRYEVFRVPSEDPVESVLERRGERSLDVVDAPAGEKIGGRHSTVIGNRDGQRAIRTVAGHPNVKKVIPGPIDAGGSGSRTGVRAKVTRADDNGNLRLLVRDGSSVQENRVVTTAMDRDTGERVRTDLNEALGETDLRE